In a genomic window of Pedobacter sp. KBS0701:
- the pelA gene encoding pectate lyase has product MMKIKLLFTLICSTLLLSCYAQQPIDSTADKMLVYQLGNGGWPKQLDDKSVVNYGVALTPELLAKIKATKDLHATFDNKATSREVVYLVKAYKKTQNKAYLTAAEKGLDYILSAQYANGGWPQYYPDKASYRSEITYNDDAMINVLNILQDIAMQTNDFEVVNPAYIKKAEKAVTKGIDCIIKTQVKQNGTLTIWAAQYDKDSMLPAKARAFEPASLSTSESAGIVRFLMRLKNPSTEVKNAIAAAVKWFDTYKIVGYRFDRNKNISALVADHTANTWARFYDLDKNTPIFGDRDNTIKTKLEELSPERRNGYAWYGNWGQKLIEKEYPKWLTTNGK; this is encoded by the coding sequence ATGATGAAAATAAAATTATTGTTTACCCTAATTTGCAGCACTTTATTACTATCGTGTTATGCACAGCAGCCAATCGATTCTACGGCAGATAAAATGTTGGTTTACCAATTAGGCAATGGTGGCTGGCCAAAGCAATTGGACGATAAAAGTGTGGTTAACTATGGCGTCGCTTTAACCCCTGAGTTATTGGCCAAAATAAAAGCCACTAAAGATTTACATGCCACCTTCGATAATAAAGCCACAAGCAGAGAAGTGGTTTACTTGGTAAAAGCTTATAAAAAAACACAGAATAAGGCTTATTTAACGGCAGCCGAAAAAGGATTGGATTATATTTTATCCGCTCAATATGCCAATGGTGGCTGGCCCCAATATTATCCTGACAAAGCTTCATACCGTTCAGAAATTACTTACAATGATGACGCAATGATTAATGTGCTTAATATCTTACAGGATATTGCCATGCAAACGAACGATTTCGAAGTGGTAAATCCGGCTTATATCAAAAAAGCGGAGAAAGCAGTTACAAAAGGCATCGATTGTATTATCAAAACACAGGTAAAACAGAACGGAACGTTAACCATTTGGGCTGCGCAATATGATAAAGATTCGATGTTGCCTGCAAAAGCCAGAGCATTTGAGCCGGCCTCGTTAAGCACAAGTGAATCGGCGGGTATTGTGCGTTTCCTGATGAGGCTTAAAAATCCATCAACAGAAGTGAAAAATGCAATTGCTGCAGCAGTGAAATGGTTTGATACTTATAAAATAGTTGGCTACCGCTTCGACCGGAACAAAAATATTTCAGCTTTGGTTGCGGATCATACTGCCAACACCTGGGCACGTTTCTACGACCTTGATAAAAATACCCCAATTTTTGGCGACCGTGACAACACCATTAAAACAAAATTAGAAGAACTAAGTCCCGAAAGACGCAACGGTTATGCCTGGTACGGCAACTGGGGGCAAAAATTAATTGAAAAAGAATACCCAAAGTGGTTAACCACAAATGGGAAATAA